One window of the Benincasa hispida cultivar B227 chromosome 3, ASM972705v1, whole genome shotgun sequence genome contains the following:
- the LOC120072582 gene encoding bifunctional epoxide hydrolase 2-like, with translation MDKIQHVFVEVQGGLEIHVAEIGTGSNVVVFLHGFPEIWYSWRHQMIAVADAGFRAIAVDYRGYGLSDPPHEPSKATYSDLISDLLEILDTLDIPKVFLVGKDFGAMPAYYFAIKHPERALGVVTLGVPFMPPKRPNFQDHLPEGFYISRWQEPGRAEADFSRFDAKTVVRNVYILFSRSEIPIAQENQEIMDLVDSSTPLPPWFTEEDLAAYGELYEKSGFHTALKVPYRSMNEDWGVKDPKVEIPALLVMGEKDYVLKFPGIEEYVRSEKVKDYVPKLEIIFLPEGSHFVQEQSPEEVNHLLLSFLAKHT, from the exons ATGGATAAAATTCAGCACGTATTCGTCGAAGTTCAAGGAGGATTGGAAATCCATGTAGCGGAGATCGGAACCG GTTCAAATGTCGTGGTTTTTCTTCACGGTTTTCCGGAGATTTGGTACTCATGGCGCCACCAGATGATTGCTGTGGCTGACGCCGGATTCCGAGCAATTGCTGTCGATTACAGAGGATATGGACTCTCTGATCCGCCGCACGAGCCCTCCAAGGCTACTTACAGCGATCTCATTTCCGACCTCCTTGAAATCCTCGACACCCTCGATATCCCCAAG GTGTTTCTTGTGGGGAAAGATTTTGGAGCAATGCCAGCTTATTACTTTGCTATCAAACACCCAGAGAGGGCATTAGGAGTTGTGACATTGGGAGTGCCATTTATGCCTCCTAAAAGACCTAACTTCCAAGACCACCTCCCTGAAGGCTTCTACATTTCCAGATGGCAG GAACCTGGACGAGCCGAGGCTGATTTTAGTCGTTTCGATGCAAAAACCGTTGTTAGGAATGTCTATATCCTTTTCTCTAGAAGTGAAATCCCAATAGCACAAGAAAATCAGGAGATAATGGACTTGGTGGATTCATCTACTCCTCTTCCCCCTTGGTTTACTGAGGAAGATCTTGCAGCTTATGGAGAGCTCTATGAGAAATCTGGATTTCACACTGCATTAAAAGTTCCTTACAG GTCAATGAATGAAGATTGGGGAGTAAAAGATCCAAAAGTGGAAATTCCAGCTCTTCTTGTAATGGGTGAAAAAGATTATGTTCTAAAATTTCCAGGAATTGAGGAGTATGTAAGAAGTGAAAAAGTGAAAGATTATGTTCCAAAATTGGAGATCATCTTTCTACCAGAAGGATCTCATTTTGTTCAAGAGCAATCTCCAGAAGAAGTTAATCACCTGCTGCTCAGTTTCCTTGCCAAGCATACATGA